The sequence below is a genomic window from Deinococcota bacterium.
CCGCGAAGATGGGCGTGTACATGTCGCCGGGAAAGCCCAGCATGCGGTAGACGCTGGCCGAGAAGAAGTCCACGTTGGGCTTGACCTCTTTGCCCTTTTTATCCATCTCGCGGTCCATTACCTGCTCCATCTCCAAGCTCATCTCGAACCACTTGCTCTCGCCCGACTCCTCGGCGAGCTTTTCGGAGACCTCGCGGAGGATGTTGGCGCGGGGGTCCAAGACGCGGTAGACGCGGTGGCCGAAGCCCATCACCCGGCCCTTGGGCTGGCCGAGGGTGGTCATGACGTAGCTCTCGACCTCCTCCACGCTGCCGATCTCCTCCAAGGCCTTCATCACGCCCTCGTTGGCGCCGCCGTGCAGGGGGCCTTTCAGGCTGCCCACGGCGGCGGTGACGGCGCTGTAGACGTCGGTCAGGGTCGAGGCGGTGGCGCGGGCGGTGAAGGTGCTGGCGTTGGCGCCGTGCTCGGCGTGCAGGACCAGGGCCACGTCCATGACGCGGGTGGCGGCCGCGGAGGGCTTCTCGCCGGTCAAGGTATAGAGGAAGTTGCCGGCGATCGACAGCGCCGGGTCGGGGGCGACCGGGTCTTTGCCGCGGCGGACGCGCTCGATAGCGGCGGCGATGGTCGGGAACTGCGCGGTCAGCCTGGTGCCGATGCGGCGGACGTTGTCCAGGTCCACGCCGTCGGGGTTGTCGTCAAAGGCCGCCAGCATCGACACCGCCGTGCGCAGGGCGTGCATGGGCACGGTCTCCTCGGGCAGGCTGCGCAGCATGTCGAGGGTTTGCCGGGGGATCTCGAAGTGCCCGCTGAGTTCCGCCTTGAAGCTCTCGAGCTCGCTCCGGTTCGGCAGGTCCTCGTTCCAGAGGAGGTAGAT
It includes:
- a CDS encoding citrate synthase (catalyzes the formation of citrate from acetyl-CoA and oxaloacetate) codes for the protein METTINRGLDGINIDSSRICHIDGMKGELVYRGYDIRELANKAGFEEVIYLLWNEDLPNRSELESFKAELSGHFEIPRQTLDMLRSLPEETVPMHALRTAVSMLAAFDDNPDGVDLDNVRRIGTRLTAQFPTIAAAIERVRRGKDPVAPDPALSIAGNFLYTLTGEKPSAAATRVMDVALVLHAEHGANASTFTARATASTLTDVYSAVTAAVGSLKGPLHGGANEGVMKALEEIGSVEEVESYVMTTLGQPKGRVMGFGHRVYRVLDPRANILREVSEKLAEESGESKWFEMSLEMEQVMDREMDKKGKEVKPNVDFFSASVYRMLGFPGDMYTPIFAVARVPGWMAHLLEQYADNRLMRPSLVYEGPTGRKFKPIDER